From Rutidosis leptorrhynchoides isolate AG116_Rl617_1_P2 chromosome 3, CSIRO_AGI_Rlap_v1, whole genome shotgun sequence, a single genomic window includes:
- the LOC139898485 gene encoding cyclin-dependent kinase F-4-like isoform X1 produces MNHPNIVKLKEVIRENDILYFVFEYMECCLYQLMKDRLKLFSETEIRNWCFQVFQGLAYMHQRGYFHRDLKPENFLVSKDVIKIADFGLAREIVSQPPYTEYVSTRWYRAPEVLLQSPTYGPAVDMWAMGAIMSELFTLRPLFPGSSEADEIYKICSVIGSPTEESWSEGLEIASNINYQFPELVGVNLSALIPSASKDAVNLIASLCSWDPCKRPTASEVLQHSFFQSCYYVPPSLRPKSTIARTPPPAAALSGRRVVEPKCVKKYPGSLPNSKPASNVTSSAKVHTSLTSGVQRRLEMNRQDGVSEKTLKNSVRQPKYQPPVKNNSRGMYMGKGRGMSETAEKLGNMSISGRGGPKQINPPPPMKAGVANGNGRSDLFAGRSQGYSSKVAG; encoded by the exons ATGAATCATCCAAATATTGTGAAGCTAAAGGAAGTCATTAGAGAAAATGACATATTATATTTTGTCTTCGAGTACATGGAATGCTGTCTCTACCAACTTATGAAAGATAGACTAAAGCTCTTCTCGGAAACCGAAATTAGAAACTGGTGTTTCCAAGTGTTTCAAGGTCTTGCATATATGCATCAGCGTGGTTACTTCCATCGTGACCTCAAACCAG AGAACTTTCTTGTTTCAAAAGATGTAATAAAAATAGCTGATTTTGGTCTTGCTCGCGAGATTGTTTCTCAACCACCGTACACTGAGTATGTTTCAACACGCTG GTATCGTGCCCCTGAGGTTCTTCTCCAATCACCAACATATGGTCCTGCAGTTG ATATGTGGGCAATGGGAGCAATTATGTCTGAGTTGTTTACTCTACGACCACTATTTCCAGGTTCAAG TGAAGCAGATGAAATTTATAAAATTTGCAGTGTGATAGGGAGTCCAACAGAAGAGTCTTGGTCTGAAGGACTTGAGATTGCAAGTAATATCAATTATCAGTTTCCAGAG CTTGTTGGCGTAAACCTTTCTGCATTGATACCATCTGCAAGCAAGGATGCAGTTAATCTGATTGCT TCACTCTGTTCTTGGGATCCATGTAAGAGGCCAACAGCCTCCGAAGTTCTTCAACATTCTTTCTTTCAG AGTTGTTACTACGTTCCACCTTCTCTTCGCCCTAAATCTACTATTGCTAGGACGCCTCCTCCAGCTG CAGCATTAAGTGGGAGAAGGGTTGTGGAACCGAAGTGTGTCAAGAAATATCCCGGGTCATTACCAAATTCGAAGCCAGCAAGCAACGTTACTTCATCTGCCAAAGTGCATACATCTTTAACCTCAG GCGTGCAACGTAGGTTGGAAATGAACCGACAG GATGGAGTGAGTGAAAAGACGCTTAAGAACTCTGTCAGACAACCAAAATATCAACCACCCGTTAAAAATAACTCAA GAGGAATGTATATGGGGAAGGGAAGAGGGATGAGCGAAACAGCTGAGAAGTTGGGAAATATGTCGATCAGCGGAAGAGGTGGGCCCAAGCAGATCAATCCACCGCCACCAATGAAAGCTGGAGTAGCGAATGGTAATGGTAGATCAGACTTGTTTGCTGGAAGGTCTCAAGGTTATAGCAGTAAGGTGGCAGGATAA
- the LOC139898485 gene encoding cyclin-dependent kinase F-4-like isoform X2, which translates to MERYKVIKEVGNGSFGVVWRALNKQNGEMVAIKKMKRKYYSWEECINLREVKSLRKMNHPNIVKLKEVIRENDILYFVFEYMECCLYQLMKDRLKLFSETEIRNWCFQVFQGLAYMHQRGYFHRDLKPENFLVSKDVIKIADFGLAREIVSQPPYTEYVSTRWYRAPEVLLQSPTYGPAVDMWAMGAIMSELFTLRPLFPGSSEADEIYKICSVIGSPTEESWSEGLEIASNINYQFPELVGVNLSALIPSASKDAVNLIASLCSWDPCKRPTASEVLQHSFFQSCYYVPPSLRPKSTIARTPPPAALSGRRVVEPKCVKKYPGSLPNSKPASNVTSSAKVHTSLTSGVQRRLEMNRQDGVSEKTLKNSVRQPKYQPPVKNNSRGMYMGKGRGMSETAEKLGNMSISGRGGPKQINPPPPMKAGVANGNGRSDLFAGRSQGYSSKVAG; encoded by the exons ATGGAAAG GTACAAGGTAATTAAGGAAGTTGGTAATGGAAGCTTTGGGGTTGTTTGGCGAGCATTGAATAAGCAAAATGGTGAAATG GTCGCGATtaagaaaatgaaaaggaaatatTATTCATGGGAAGAATGCATAAATTTGAGAGAAGTCAAG TCGCTTCGTAAGATGAATCATCCAAATATTGTGAAGCTAAAGGAAGTCATTAGAGAAAATGACATATTATATTTTGTCTTCGAGTACATGGAATGCTGTCTCTACCAACTTATGAAAGATAGACTAAAGCTCTTCTCGGAAACCGAAATTAGAAACTGGTGTTTCCAAGTGTTTCAAGGTCTTGCATATATGCATCAGCGTGGTTACTTCCATCGTGACCTCAAACCAG AGAACTTTCTTGTTTCAAAAGATGTAATAAAAATAGCTGATTTTGGTCTTGCTCGCGAGATTGTTTCTCAACCACCGTACACTGAGTATGTTTCAACACGCTG GTATCGTGCCCCTGAGGTTCTTCTCCAATCACCAACATATGGTCCTGCAGTTG ATATGTGGGCAATGGGAGCAATTATGTCTGAGTTGTTTACTCTACGACCACTATTTCCAGGTTCAAG TGAAGCAGATGAAATTTATAAAATTTGCAGTGTGATAGGGAGTCCAACAGAAGAGTCTTGGTCTGAAGGACTTGAGATTGCAAGTAATATCAATTATCAGTTTCCAGAG CTTGTTGGCGTAAACCTTTCTGCATTGATACCATCTGCAAGCAAGGATGCAGTTAATCTGATTGCT TCACTCTGTTCTTGGGATCCATGTAAGAGGCCAACAGCCTCCGAAGTTCTTCAACATTCTTTCTTTCAG AGTTGTTACTACGTTCCACCTTCTCTTCGCCCTAAATCTACTATTGCTAGGACGCCTCCTCCAGCTG CATTAAGTGGGAGAAGGGTTGTGGAACCGAAGTGTGTCAAGAAATATCCCGGGTCATTACCAAATTCGAAGCCAGCAAGCAACGTTACTTCATCTGCCAAAGTGCATACATCTTTAACCTCAG GCGTGCAACGTAGGTTGGAAATGAACCGACAG GATGGAGTGAGTGAAAAGACGCTTAAGAACTCTGTCAGACAACCAAAATATCAACCACCCGTTAAAAATAACTCAA GAGGAATGTATATGGGGAAGGGAAGAGGGATGAGCGAAACAGCTGAGAAGTTGGGAAATATGTCGATCAGCGGAAGAGGTGGGCCCAAGCAGATCAATCCACCGCCACCAATGAAAGCTGGAGTAGCGAATGGTAATGGTAGATCAGACTTGTTTGCTGGAAGGTCTCAAGGTTATAGCAGTAAGGTGGCAGGATAA
- the LOC139902002 gene encoding uncharacterized mitochondrial protein AtMg00810-like — protein sequence MVLSLAASLHWPVHQLDVKNAFLHGHLSKTVYMHQPPGFRYPLIQITCDTSLFIYKHGVDKTYLLLYVDDIILAASSAAFLQRVISSLHQEFSVTDLGPLNYFLGVSVTRNSSEMFLSQQKYASEIIERADMVVVSSRTPIDTCSKLTASGPPVKDPTLYRSLAGALQYFTFTRPDISYAVQQVCLFMHDPQEPHMAALRRIIRYVQGTMDLGLQLFASSTASLVSYSDADWAGCPSTRHFTFGYCVFLGNNLLSWSSKRQHTLSRSSAEAEYRGVANAITETCWIRNLLRELHCPLTSATLIFCDNVSAVYMSGNTVQHQRTKHIKIDIHFVRDLVLKGHVRVLHVPSRFQFADIFTKGLPTALFDEFRSNLSVRSAPAPTVGGC from the exons ATGGTTCTTAGTCTCGCTGCTTCTCTACACTGGCCCGTTCATCAGCTGGATGTCAAGAATGCTTTTCTCCATGGCCATCTTTCGAAGACTGTCTACATGCATCAGCCTCCAGGATTCCGTTATCCGCTCATCCAAATCAC ATGTGACACTTCTCTGTTCATCTACAAACACGGTGTTGACAAGACCTATTTATTATTATATGTGGATGACATCATTTTGGCCGCATCATCGGCTGCTTTTCTTCAAAGGGTTATCAGCTCCCTGCATCAGGAGTTCTCCGTGACAGACCTTGGTCCGCTAAATTATTTCTTGGGTGTCTCTGTTACTCGTAATTCATCGGAGATGTTCCTTTCACAGCAGAAGTATGCTTCAGAGATCATTGAGCGCGCAGACATGGTTGTTGTATCTAGTCGGACTCCGATTGACACGTGTTCCAAACTTACCGCTAGTGGTCCTCCTGTCAAGGACCCCACATTATATCGCAGTCTCGCAGGAGCCCTTCAGTACTTTACTTTCACTCGGCCAGACATTTCTTATGCGGTGCAGCAGGTATGTTTATTCATGCATGATCCACAGGAGCCTCACATGGCTGCTCTCCGAAGGATCATCCGTTATGTTCAGGGCACCATGGATCTCGGCCTACAGCTCTTTGCTTCTTCCACCGCCTCCTTGGTTTCATACTCTGATGCTGACTGGGCCGGATGTCCATCTACTAGACATTTCACATTCGGATATTGTGTATTTTTGGGTAATAATCTTCTATCCTGGTCCTCTAAGAGGCAGCACACACTATCTCGCTCCAGTGCAGAAGCTGAGTATCGAGGCGTAGCCAACGCCATTACAGAGACCTGTTGGATTCGTAATCTTCTTCGTGAGCTTCACTGCCCGCTCACATCTGCTACTCTTATTTTTTGTGATAATGTAAGTGCAGTCTACATGTCTGGAAATACGGTTCAACATCAGAGAACGAAGCATATCAAGATTGATATACACTTTGTTCGCGACCTTGTCCTGAAAGGTCATGTGCGTGTGCTTCATGTTCCCTCACGTTTCCAGTTCgcagacatcttcaccaaaggctTACCTACAGCACTTTTTGATGAGTTCAGATCCAATCTCAGTGTTCGCTCCGCTCCCGCTCCGACTGTCGGGGGATGTTAG
- the LOC139898484 gene encoding uncharacterized protein produces the protein MKKSSKRKSSAANILITPPSITPTGSPIETPKLFKFSSISFTTPTSLKKDIKINNNNNSSKKDAADPATETSPAPAVASPSKTRNRIADLKEIASSHVDSIKRQIDCSYSDLLKDIEASYSRLQKRYKVQNQACAQSMEETAKDFKKVMDHMSRTHDTMEASYMDIIAKAESRATRICNTSIPELKQSVEKAIDQLRSHYAAASTNN, from the exons ATGAAGAAGAGTTCAAAGAGAAAATCATCGGCGGCAAATATCCTAATCACGCCGCCGTCGATTACTCCGACCGGATCACCGATTGAAACTCCGAAACTTTTCAAATTCAGTTCAATTTCCTTCACCACACCTACTTCTCTTAAAAAGGATATcaaaattaataacaataacaacagctCCAAAAAGGATGCTGCAGATCCAGCTACCGAAACATCTCCGGCGCCGGCGGTGGCTTCACCGAGTAAAACACGCAATAGGATTGCAGATCTGAAGGAAATTGCGTCGTCGCACGTTGATTCTATTAAGCGTCAGATCGATTGCTCTTATTCTGATTTACTCAAGGACATCGAAGCTTCTTACTCTCGTTTACAGAAACGATATAAG GTTCAAAATCAAGCATGCGCACAGTCAATGGAAGAAACCGCAAAGGATTTCAAGAAAGTGATGGACCATATGAGTAGAACTCATGACACAATGGAG GCATCATACATGGATATAATAGCAAAGGCAGAAAGTCGAGCTACTCGGA TTTGCAATACAAGCATTCCTGAACTCAAGCAATCTGTGGAAAAAGCCATTGATCAACTCAGGAGTCATTACGCGGCTGCATCAACAAATAATTAG